The proteins below come from a single Eremothecium sinecaudum strain ATCC 58844 chromosome II, complete sequence genomic window:
- the RAD30 gene encoding DNA-directed DNA polymerase eta (Syntenic homolog of Ashbya gossypii AAR136W; Syntenic homolog of Saccharomyces cerevisiae YDR419W (RAD30)), producing the protein MCDYTWSHILQINSKRNSHLSPLSCIAHIDVNAFFAQVEQIRCKYSRDDPVICVQWNSIIAVSYAARKHGISRMDSVTDALKKCDSIIPIHTAVFKIGEDFWQYHDGCGPWHKDPSKRIDPAIHKVALDPYRRESRKLLKIFQKWCDNVEKASIDEVFLDLGMNCFRMLMFDESVKGFDDIREMFRTGEYDLKDPLPEVPANHNLQFNGFVYNEDDMPKIEDWSDVIFCLASNITNKIRQDIDDILGYTTSCGISRCKTISKLASNFRKPNAQSIITNRNVEKFLDTEEFELSSFWTMGGIVGQELVKLLELPSEKSLKYIRESWPLSPTEIRDKLASSLKDRSPPPSGVNYNIDETNVSVVADKLFHLVRGSYQTPVSAKVAMSSMNSTKRMRGTACSGLISCYPWLQVYSAELAGRVSELQQEYDKVFIPRTVSVTVTGKHRQRYNKSAPLVLSNTGVTITALFQAGCKIMKDIDGLYGRGLPELYPLGSLSLTISNFEVIEMGKTIVDMLGRQVAVVKRLEPVGTEPEPETPAAELPTRYYCEVCKIDFPGSNELQEHSDYHYAQKLSTDLNGVGENTSNLSYGERKLLLGTKKRAAGVLQSAMQSRKKGKPNATIDISKFFNSRK; encoded by the coding sequence ATGTGTGATTATACATGGAGTCACATACTTCAGATAAATTCTAAGCGAAACTCTCATCTTTCTCCATTGTCATGTATTGCACACATAGATGTTAATGCATTCTTTGCTCAGGTCGAGCAAATACGCTGTAAGTATAGCCGTGATGATCCTGTTATTTGTGTGCAATGGAATTCTATCATTGCAGTTTCATATGCTGCTAGAAAACATGGAATATCTCGTATGGATAGTGTAACTGACGCACTAAAAAAGTGTGATTCGATTATTCCCATACATACTGCGGTATTTAAAATAGGAGAGGATTTTTGGCAATATCATGACGGGTGTGGGCCGTGGCATAAGGATCCTTCCAAGAGAATCGACCCCGCAATTCATAAAGTTGCACTTGATCCCTATAGAAGAGAGAGTCGTAAACTGCTGAagatatttcaaaaatGGTGCGATAATGTGGAAAAAGCTAGTATAGACGAGGTCTTTTTGGACCTTGGCATGAATTGTTTTCGCATGCTAATGTTTGATGAAAGTGTGAAAGGTTTTGATGACATACGAGAAATGTTTAGAACGGGCGAATATGACCTGAAAGACCCATTGCCAGAAGTCCCTGCTAACCATAATTTGCAGTTTAATGGTTTTGTCTATAATGAAGACGACATGCCGAAAATTGAGGATTGGAGTGATGTAATATTCTGTTTAGCGAGTAATATCACGAATAAAATCAGGCAGGATATTGATGACATATTGGGCTATACGACTTCATGTGGGATTTCTAGATGCAAAACCATATCTAAATTAGCATCCAACTTCAGGAAACCAAACGCTCAAAGCATAATTACTAATAGAAACGTTGAAAAGTTTCTCGATACAGAAGAGTTTGAATTATCGTCCTTCTGGACCATGGGAGGGATTGTGGGTCAAGAGTTAGTCAAATTGCTTGAACTTCCGTCAGAAAAATCACTGAAGTACATCAGGGAATCCTGGCCACTGTCTCCTACGGAAATAAGGGACAAACTAGCGTCTTCGTTGAAAGATCGGTCACCGCCGCCTTCTGGCGTTAACTATAATATTGACGAGACTAATGTCTCAGTAGTAGCTGATAAACTTTTCCACCTAGTTCGAGGATCATATCAAACTCCGGTAAGTGCAAAAGTGGCCATGTCTTCAATGAATTCGACGAAAAGGATGCGGGGAACTGCTTGCAGCGGCCTAATAAGTTGCTATCCTTGGCTACAAGTATACAGCGCTGAGTTAGCTGGCCGAGTGTCGGAGTTACAACAGGAATATGATAAAGTCTTTATTCCAAGAACAGTGAGCGTTACAGTAACCGGGAAACATCGACAGCGATATAACAAAAGCGCTCCGCTGGTATTGTCAAATACAGGCGTGACCATAACTGCATTATTTCAGGCGGGATGTAAAATTATGAAGGATATAGATGGCCTCTACGGTAGAGGCCTGCCGGAGTTGTACCCGTTAGGTTCTCTATCTTTGACCATATCCAATTTTGAAGTAATAGAGATGGGTAAAACTATAGTTGACATGCTAGGACGCCAGGTTGCAGTCGTTAAAAGACTAGAACCCGTAGGCACAGAACCCGAGCCAGAAACCCCTGCTGCTGAGCTACCAACTAGATATTACTGCGAGGTTTGCAAAATAGACTTTCCTGGTTCAAATGAACTACAGGAACACAGCGATTATCACTATGCCCAAAAACTCTCAACGGATTTGAACGGTGTTGGTGAGAATACATCAAATTTGAGTTATGGTGAGAGGAAACTACTTCTTGGTACTAAAAAGCGGGCTGCTGGGGTGCTGCAAAGTGCAATGCAGTCAAGAAAGAAGGGTAAGCCCAATGCAACTATAGATATATCCAAGTTTTTTAATTCACGTAAGTAA